The following are encoded together in the Candidatus Binataceae bacterium genome:
- a CDS encoding aminopeptidase, with translation MRALTLTIALALIAGTLAGCEAGYIARAAYEESLLLWRRQPIDGVLARGDLSPEVRASLETVLKVRGFAQDGLGLNVGGAYTSISEVDQGAIAWVVMAAPRDSLEPYTWWFPIVGRIPYRGYFNRDRAEAEAAEMEQRGYDTMVRPAVAFSSLGFFNDPLLSNLLRLDRVELAGVIVHELFHRTYFLASDVMFDESAATYVGSAGAVKFFEAAAGPGSADAEAARGVLDADLKFARFLNDEATRLDELYKSGLPREEILKRRATLFAAINADYARLKPHLSGLERFDLDKQPINNAVLINYLIYFHDLDSFAKLDRIYGGDLRNTIKAIIALAESDRDNPFDPIERAARTGQPLAAAQAGDPQSTPPGAPPSVPAPARSGP, from the coding sequence ATGCGCGCGCTGACCCTCACGATCGCCCTGGCGCTCATCGCCGGCACGCTCGCCGGATGCGAGGCCGGGTACATCGCGCGCGCGGCGTACGAGGAAAGCTTGCTTCTGTGGCGCCGACAGCCGATTGACGGCGTGCTCGCACGCGGCGATCTGTCGCCCGAGGTCCGCGCGAGCCTCGAAACCGTCCTCAAGGTGCGCGGATTCGCGCAGGATGGCTTGGGGCTCAACGTCGGCGGCGCCTACACCAGCATCTCCGAGGTCGACCAGGGCGCGATCGCATGGGTCGTGATGGCCGCGCCGCGCGACTCGCTCGAACCGTACACCTGGTGGTTTCCGATCGTCGGGCGAATTCCCTACCGCGGCTACTTCAACAGGGACCGCGCCGAGGCCGAAGCCGCCGAGATGGAGCAGCGCGGCTATGACACCATGGTGCGGCCGGCGGTGGCGTTCTCGAGCCTCGGATTCTTCAACGACCCGCTGCTTTCCAACCTCCTGCGGCTCGACCGCGTCGAGTTGGCTGGCGTGATCGTCCACGAACTGTTCCATCGCACGTATTTTCTCGCCAGCGACGTGATGTTCGACGAATCGGCCGCGACCTACGTCGGCAGCGCGGGCGCGGTAAAATTCTTCGAGGCAGCTGCCGGGCCCGGCTCCGCCGACGCCGAAGCGGCGCGGGGAGTGCTCGACGCCGATCTGAAATTTGCCCGCTTCCTCAATGACGAGGCCACGCGGCTGGACGAGCTCTACAAGAGCGGGCTCCCGCGCGAAGAGATCCTGAAGCGCCGCGCCACGCTTTTCGCCGCCATCAATGCCGACTACGCGCGGCTGAAGCCGCATCTGTCGGGTTTGGAGCGCTTCGACCTCGACAAGCAGCCGATCAACAACGCGGTGCTGATAAACTACCTGATCTATTTTCACGACCTCGACAGTTTCGCCAAGCTCGACCGCATCTACGGCGGCGACCTGCGCAACACGATCAAGGCGATAATCGCGCTGGCCGAATCGGACCGCGACAATCCCTTCGACCCGATCGAACGCGCCGCGCGCACAGGTCAGCCGCTCGCCGCCGCTCAAGCCGGCGACCCACAATCGACACCCCCCGGAGCGCCTCCTTCGGTGCCCGCTCCCGCCAGGTCCGGCCCATAG
- a CDS encoding ABC transporter ATP-binding protein, translated as MEIAAEEKLGRVYDLKLLRWVWSYVHPYRRLFFISVLLMPLNSLFALAQPFIWKLTIDLFLTHNRSAPPRWLEPVLALFGNHGLLAMGFIYLLLVVGEFSTLYGQSYLTMMVAQYSLSDLRLALFKHVERLPMSFFDRTPTGRMVSRMTTDIDAITEMFSAGSLTLFIDVLTMLGIVAIMFAFNARLAMWAMCAVPPLLIILKFFGGRSRAIYRAIRERLAALNSYLAEALAGMAVVQIFTRERRSREEFDALNIRSRDAQMVANIYEAGVFSAVEALSSATVGIIVWAGGGQVIRRVITAGTLVAFLDYARMFFMPLRDISSKYTTLQSALAAMERIEALMETPASIASPQAPRRPSPVRGEIVFERVGFAYRAGEPVLRDLSFTVEPGRKIAIVGATGSGKSTIIKLLTRFYDVSAGRILVDGVDVREWDLAALRRAIGLVQQDVFLFAGDVFDNVRLARTELGEAEVRQALRRAQALDFVERLPGGLHEEIRERGANLSSGQRQLLSFARALAYDPRVLVMDEATSSVDSETESLVQRALDELLKDRTALVIAHRLSTIERADRILVLSQGVLRESGTHAELLARRGLYHRLFELQYATAAEPAGQAAD; from the coding sequence ATGGAAATCGCGGCGGAAGAGAAGCTCGGCCGCGTCTATGACCTGAAACTTCTCAGGTGGGTGTGGAGCTATGTCCATCCTTACCGCCGGCTGTTTTTTATCTCCGTCCTCCTGATGCCGCTGAACTCGCTGTTCGCTCTCGCCCAACCCTTCATCTGGAAACTTACGATCGATCTTTTCCTGACCCACAATCGAAGCGCGCCGCCGCGATGGCTTGAGCCGGTGCTGGCCCTGTTCGGTAACCACGGGCTGCTCGCGATGGGCTTCATCTACCTGCTGCTGGTGGTGGGAGAATTCTCGACCCTCTATGGGCAGTCCTATCTCACCATGATGGTCGCGCAGTACAGCCTCTCGGACCTCCGGCTGGCGCTGTTCAAGCACGTCGAACGTCTGCCGATGTCGTTTTTCGACCGCACGCCTACCGGCCGGATGGTCAGCCGGATGACCACCGATATCGACGCGATCACCGAGATGTTCAGCGCGGGATCGCTCACGCTCTTCATCGACGTGCTGACGATGCTCGGAATCGTCGCGATTATGTTCGCCTTCAATGCGCGCCTGGCAATGTGGGCGATGTGCGCGGTGCCTCCACTGCTGATCATCCTCAAGTTCTTCGGCGGCCGCTCCCGCGCGATTTACCGCGCGATCCGCGAGCGGCTGGCGGCGCTCAATTCCTACCTGGCCGAGGCGCTGGCCGGGATGGCGGTGGTGCAGATCTTCACCCGCGAGCGGCGAAGCCGTGAGGAGTTCGACGCGCTCAACATAAGGAGCCGCGACGCCCAGATGGTCGCCAACATCTACGAGGCCGGTGTCTTTTCGGCGGTCGAGGCGCTCAGCTCGGCGACCGTCGGGATCATCGTGTGGGCCGGCGGTGGCCAGGTAATCCGCCGCGTGATTACCGCCGGCACGCTGGTCGCGTTCCTCGACTATGCGCGCATGTTCTTCATGCCGCTGCGCGACATTTCGAGCAAATACACCACCCTGCAATCGGCGCTCGCGGCGATGGAGCGGATCGAGGCGCTGATGGAAACGCCGGCGTCGATCGCGAGCCCGCAGGCGCCGCGCCGCCCGAGCCCCGTTCGGGGCGAGATCGTTTTCGAACGCGTCGGGTTCGCCTATCGCGCGGGCGAGCCCGTGTTGCGCGATCTGAGCTTCACCGTCGAGCCGGGGCGCAAGATCGCGATCGTCGGGGCAACCGGTTCCGGCAAATCCACCATCATCAAGCTGCTCACGCGTTTTTACGACGTCAGCGCCGGACGCATCCTGGTCGACGGCGTGGACGTGCGCGAATGGGACCTCGCGGCGCTGCGCCGCGCGATCGGCCTGGTGCAGCAGGACGTGTTCCTCTTTGCCGGCGACGTCTTCGACAACGTTCGTCTTGCTCGCACCGAACTGGGCGAGGCCGAGGTGCGTCAGGCGCTGCGGCGCGCGCAGGCGCTGGATTTTGTCGAACGCCTGCCCGGCGGACTGCACGAGGAGATTCGCGAGCGCGGAGCCAACCTCTCCTCCGGCCAGCGTCAGTTGCTCTCCTTCGCCCGCGCGCTCGCCTACGATCCGCGCGTGCTCGTGATGGACGAAGCGACCTCGAGCGTGGACAGCGAGACCGAATCGCTCGTCCAGCGTGCGCTCGACGAGTTGCTCAAGGACCGCACCGCGCTGGTGATCGCGCATCGCCTCTCCACCATCGAGCGCGCAGACCGCATCCTGGTGCTGAGCCAGGGCGTGCTGCGCGAGAGCGGCACGCATGCCGAGCTGCTCGCCCGCCGCGGGCTTTATCACCGACTGTTCGAGCTCCAATACGCCACCGCAGCCGAGCCCGCCGGCCAGGCTGCGGATTGA
- a CDS encoding proline iminopeptidase-family hydrolase — MSSKRSRPAGGSIFLVLLAVVLSANAQAGSADEPKDNSKFPFGCPVKEGYVNVTGGKVWYEIVGGGDAIPLVTVHGGPGFTHDYLEPIGKLCRERPVIFYDQLGAGKSDHPHDKSLWTLDRFVKELAQVRSALGLKRAHFLGHSAGTLIVTDYALTQPQGVVSLTFSDALCSYPEWSKDAALYRRELPAETRAILDRHEASGYTDCPEYQGALIQYYKLHVCRLPVWPDSLERSFAAHNDEIYVTMQGKNEFSCTGNLKDWDRTARLKEIKAPSLYIAGRLGSETSVRATTLCHNALPGSEMVIFEESSHMPMYEEPDKYLRALREFMHRSEQRAPAN, encoded by the coding sequence ATGTCCAGCAAGCGCTCACGTCCCGCAGGCGGTTCGATTTTCCTGGTGCTGCTCGCAGTTGTGCTGTCGGCCAACGCCCAGGCCGGATCCGCGGACGAGCCGAAGGATAACTCGAAATTCCCGTTCGGATGCCCGGTGAAAGAGGGCTACGTCAACGTCACCGGCGGCAAGGTCTGGTACGAAATCGTGGGCGGCGGCGACGCGATACCGCTCGTCACGGTTCACGGCGGTCCCGGCTTCACTCACGATTACCTTGAGCCGATCGGCAAGCTGTGCAGGGAAAGGCCGGTCATTTTCTACGATCAGCTCGGCGCGGGAAAATCCGATCATCCGCACGACAAATCACTGTGGACCCTCGATCGCTTCGTCAAGGAACTGGCCCAGGTCCGCAGCGCGCTCGGCCTCAAACGCGCCCACTTCCTCGGCCATTCGGCGGGAACCCTGATCGTCACCGACTACGCGCTGACCCAGCCGCAGGGCGTCGTCAGCCTGACCTTCTCCGACGCGCTCTGCTCATACCCCGAATGGTCGAAGGACGCGGCCCTGTATCGCAGAGAGCTTCCGGCCGAAACTCGGGCCATCCTCGACCGTCATGAGGCGTCCGGATACACCGATTGCCCTGAGTACCAGGGCGCGCTGATCCAATACTACAAGCTGCACGTGTGCAGACTGCCGGTGTGGCCCGATTCGCTGGAGCGTTCGTTTGCCGCGCACAATGACGAGATTTACGTCACGATGCAGGGCAAGAACGAATTCTCCTGCACCGGCAATCTAAAGGACTGGGATCGGACCGCGCGCCTGAAGGAAATCAAGGCACCCTCGCTTTACATCGCGGGCCGTCTGGGCAGCGAAACCAGCGTCCGCGCAACCACGCTCTGCCACAACGCATTGCCGGGATCCGAGATGGTCATCTTCGAAGAAAGCTCGCACATGCCGATGTACGAGGAACCTGACAAATACCTGAGGGCGTTGCGCGAGTTCATGCATCGCTCGGAGCAGCGCGCGCCAGCGAATTGA